In one window of Oryza sativa Japonica Group chromosome 9, ASM3414082v1 DNA:
- the LOC4347810 gene encoding DNA-directed RNA polymerase IV subunit 1 isoform X4, giving the protein MEEPSLEVKMPEADLKAVKFSLMTSSDMEKLSSASIIEMCDVTNAKLGLPNGAPQCATCGSQSVRDCDGHFGVIKLAATVHNPCFIEEVVQLLNQICPGCLTLKQNGDTKTDGTTIQTTCKYCSDGAKLYPSVIFKMLTSPRVTLSRSKLHRNTSVMDKISIIAEVAGGVTHNSKNKAPHETLPQDFWDFVPDDNQPPQSNVAKKILSPYQVFHMLKNLDPELINQVTPRRELLFLSCLPVTPNCHRVAEMQYGHSDGPRLAFDDRTKAYKRMVDVSKRIDDCRQHPQFSVFASSVVTSRVMECLKSSKLYSRKSDGEDPTSPDTYGTKWLKDIILSKRSDNAFRSIMVGDPKINLNEIGIPTDLALNLVVSEQVSFYNFETINLKCNLHLLTKEVLLVRRNGKLIFVRKANKLEIGDIAYRLLQDGDLVLVNRPPSVHQHSLIALSAKLLPIQSAVAINPLCCDPFKGDFDGDCLHGYVPQTLQSRVELDGLVSLSGQMLNAQDGRSLVSLTHDSLAAAHQLTSADVFLQKAEFQQLQLLCSSISPTPEPSVVKSANFQGSLWTGKQLFGMLLPSGMNISFDQKLHIKDSEVLTCSSGSFWLQNNTSSVFSVMFKEYGSKALEFLSSTQDVLCEFLTMKGLSVSLSDFYLFSDHYSRKKLSEEIHLALDEAEEAFQIKQILLNTVSIPNLKHYDGPDNLSNSHGQSDFTQVSLPIIKSSITGFKSVFNDLLKMVLQHVSKDNSMMAMINSGSKGSVLKFVQQTACVGLQLPASTFPFRIPSELSCVSWNRQKSLNCEITNNTSECMAGQNMYAVIRNSFLDGLNPLECLLHAISGRANFFSENADVPGTLTRKLMYHLRDTYVAYDGTVRSSYGRQIVQFSYDTADGMNNDHDLEGEPGAPVGSWAACSISEAAYGALDHPVNALEDSPLMNLQEVLKCHKGTKSAVHTGLLFLSKYLKKYRYGFEYASLEVKDHLERVDFSDLVDTVMILYGSSDMQRTQGNPWITHFHLSEETMKIKRLRLGFIVRELIDQYNALRKKLNNMIPSVCISYSKCSVGNECVKNRSCCVTMVAQVESNSTSQLDIIKERVIPSILATLLKGFLEFENVKVECQQDSELVVKVGMSEHCKTGKFWATLQNACIPIMELIDWERSRPERVYDIFCSYGIDSAWKYFVESLRSTTDAIGRNIHRQHLLVVADCLSISGQFHGLSSQGLKQQRAWLSISSPFSEACFSRPAYSFINAAKRDSVDNLSGALDAIAWGKEPCAGTSGPFKVLYSGKSQKTKQNKNIYDFLHNPEVQALEKNFMDTYKQRTEKPSKQRSAFSSKGNATINGGTISVNQKFLDSKVGIWENIIDMRTCLQNMLREYTLNEVVTEQDKSCLIEALKFHPRGYDKIGVGIREIKIGVNPGHPNSRCFIVQRSDDTSADFSYNKCVLGAANSISPELGSYIEKILSNRAIRPHQL; this is encoded by the exons ATGGAGGAGCCAAGTCTTGAGGTGAAAATGCCTGAAGCTGATCTGAAGGCCGTCAAATTCAGCCTCATGACCAGTTCAGACATG GAAAAGTTAAGTAGTGCGAGTATTATTGAAATGTGTGATGTGACTAATGCCAAGTTGGGATTACCAAATGGTGCACCACAGTGTGCAACCTGTGGATCGCAAAGCGTACGTGACTGTGATG GTCATTTCGGTGTTATTAAGCTGGCAGCAACCGTGCATAATCCATGTTTTATTGAGGAAGTTGTCCAGTTGCTGAATCAGATATGTCCAGGCTGTCTCACTCTGAAGCAAAATGGGGACACAAAG ACTGATGGGACAACAATTCAGACAACTTGCAAGTATTGCTCA GATGGAGCAAAACTttaccctagtgtaatctttaaGATGCTAACAAGTCCAAGAGTAACACTATCCAGGAGTAAACTTCACCGTAACACTAGTGTGATGGACAAAATTTCAATTATCGCAGAAGTTGCTGGTGGGGTGACACATAATTCCAAGAACAAAGCTCCCCATGAAACCCTTCCCCAAGATTTCTGGGATTTCGTACCTGATGATAACCAACCACCTCAATCCAATGTGGCTAAGAAAATATTGTCACCATACCAA GTCTTTCACATGCTAAAAAACCTTGACCCTGAACTTATCAATCAGGTTACTCCAAGGCGGGAACTATTGTTCCTGTCATGTTTGCCAGTGACTCCTAACTGTCATCGTGTTGCAGAGATGCAATATGGACATTCAGATGGCCCCCGGTTAGCTTTT GATGACCGGACAAAAGCATATAAGAGGATGGTTGATGTTAGTAAGAGAATTGATGATTGTCGCCAGCATCCACAGTTCAGTGTTTTTGCAAGTTCAGTTGTCACAAGCCGCGTTATGGAGTGCTTGAAATCATCCAAG TTATACTCAAGAAAGTCAGATGGTGAAGACCCTACATCTCCAGATACATATGGAACCAAATGGCTAAAAGACATCATTCTCAGCAAAAGATCCGACAATGCATTTAGGAGTATAATGGTTGGGGAtccaaaaattaatttaaatgaAATCGGTATTCCTACGGATTTAGCTTTGAACTTGGTTGTTTCTGAGCAAGTTAGTTTTTACAACTTTGAAACCATAAATTTAAAGTGCAACTTGCACCTTCTTACCAAGGAAGTACTGCTTGTCCGTCGAAATGGGAAGCTTATTTTTGTTCGGAAGGCAAACAAGCTGGAAATTGGTGATATTGCCTATAGACTATTGCAGGATGGTGATCTTGTTCTTGTAAATAGGCCGCCTTCAGTTCATCAACATTCTCTCATTGCCCTATCTGCAAAGCTTCTGCCAATTCAATCTGCTGTGGCAATCAACCCTCTGTGCTGTGACCCTTTCAAAGGAGACTTTGATGGGGACTGTTTGCATGGATATGTACCCCAAACCCTGCAATCAAGAGTTGAGCTTGATGGGCTAGTTAGTTTAAGCGGCCAAATGTTAAATGCTCAAGATGGGCGAAGTTTGGTGTCATTAACACATGACTCCCTAGCTGCTGCACATCAGTTAACAAGTGCAGATGTTTTCTTGCAGAAAGCTGAATTTCAACAACTTCAATTGTTATGCTCTTCTATCTCACCGACACCAGAGCCATCAGTAGTTAAATCTGCAAACTTTCAAGGTTCTCTTTGGACTGGTAAGCAACTATTTGGTATGCTGCTACCTTCTGGTATGAATATCAGTTTTGATCAGAAGCTACACATCAAAGACAGTGAAGTGCTTACCTGCTCATCAGGATCTTTTTGGCTACAGAACAACACATCTAGTGTTTTTTCTGTCATGTTCAAAGAGTATGGTAGTAAGGCTCTTGAGTTCCTTTCTTCCACCCAAGATGTACTATGTGAATTCTTAACCATGAAGGGTTTAAGTGTTTCCCTGTCAGATTTCTATCTATTCTCAGATCATTACTCAAGGAAAAAACTAAGTGAGGAAATTCATCTTGCATTGGATGAAGCGGAAGAAGCTTTTCAAATCAAGCAAATATTGCTAAATACAGTTTCGATACCAAATCTGAAGCATTATGATGGACCTGATAATCTATCAAACTCTCATGGACAATCTGATTTTACTCAGGTCAGTCTGCCCATCATTAAATCTTCAATCACAGGATTTAAGAGTGTCTTCAATGATCTGTTGAAGATGGTACTTCAACATGTGAGTAAAGATAATTCAATGATGGCAATGATTAACTCTGGGAGTAAAGGTAGTGTTCTGAAGTTTGTCCAGCAAACTGCATGTGTTGGTCTTCAACTTCCAGCGAGTACATTTCCCTTCAGAATTCCTTCGGAACTATCATGTGTTTCCTGGAATAGACAAAAATCTCTCAATTGTGAAATCACCAACAACACAAGTGAATGTATGGCAGGCCAAAACATGTATGCTGTGATCAGAAATTCTTTTCTTGATGGACTAAATCCGTTAGAATGTCTACTACATGCTATATCTGGCAGGGCAAATTTCTTTAGCGAAAATGCTGATGTTCCTGGGACATTGACGAGGAAACTAATGTATCACCTGAGAGATACATATGTTGCTTATGATGGGACTGTTAGAAGTTCTTATGGGCGGCAAATAGTTCAGTTTTCTTATGATACTGCTGATGGCATGAACAATGATCATGATCTTGAAGGTGAACCTGGTGCCCCTGTTGGCTCTTGGGCCGCTTGTTCCATTTCAGAAGCTGCATATGGAGCTTTGGATCACCCAGTTAATGCTTTAGAGGATTCCCCTCTTATGAACTTGCAG GAAGTTTTGAAGTGCCATAAGGGTACAAAATCTGCAGTTCATACTGGTTTGCTTTTCCTATCGAAGTATCTAAAGAAGTATAGATATGGTTTTGAGTATGCATCGCTAGAAGTTAAGGATCATCTAGAGCGAGTGGACTTCTCTGATTTGGTTGACACGGTTATGATTTT ATATGGCAGCTCTGATATGCAGAGAACACAAGGAAATCCATGGATCACTCATTTCCATTTAagcgag GAAACAATGAAGATAAAAAGGTTACGACTGGGATTTATTGTAAGAGAGCTCATTGACCAATACAATGCCTTAAGAAAAAAGTTGAACAATATGATACCTTCAGTTTGTATTTCATACAG CAAATGTTCTGTAGGCAACGAGTGTGTCAAGAATAGGAGCTGTTGCGTCACTATGGTAGCCCAGGTGGAATCCAACTCCACGTCTCAATTGGACATTATCAAGGAAAGAGTGATTCCGAGCATCCTGGCCACACTATTGAAAG GATTTTTGGAATTTGAGAATGTTAAGGTCGAATGTCAACAGGATAGTGAACTTGTTGTGAAAGTCGGTATGTCTGAGCATTGCAAGACAGGCAAGTTCTGGGCGACACTACAAAATGCTTGCATACCAATAATGGAGTTGATTGATTGGGAACGGAGCCGACCAGAGAGAGTATATGATATTTTCTGCTCATATGGCATAGACTCAGCATGGAAATACTTTGTTGAA TCTTTAAGATCAACAACAGATGCTATTGGAAGGAATATCCATCGACAGCACTTACTGGTTGTGGCAGACTGTCTGTCTATAAGTGGGCAGTTCCACGGGCTAAGCAGTCAAGGTTTAAAGCAACAAAGGGCTTGGTTATCAATCTCCTCGCCATTTTCGGAAGCATGCTTTTCT AGGCCTGCATATAGCTTTATAAATGCTGCAAAGCGAGATTCAGTGGACAATCTCTCTGGTGCTCTAGATGCAATTGCCTGGGGCAAAGAACCTTGTGCTGGGACATCAGGTCCTTTCAAGGTTCTATACTCCGGAAAG TCACAAAAgacaaaacaaaacaagaatATCTATGACTTTCTACATAACCCCGAAGTTCAGGCTTTGGAAAAGAATTTTATGGATACCTACAAACAAAGGACTGAAAAACCTTCCAAGCAGAGATCAGCATTCAGTTCTAAAGGCAATGCTACCATCAATGGTGGTACCATATCTGTCAATCAGAAGTTTCTTGATTCTAAAGTTGGCATATGGGAGAACATCATTGACATGCGCACTTGCTTGCAAAATATGCTAAGAGA GTACACATTAAATGAAGTTGTCACGGAACAAGATAAATCATGCTTGATAGAGGCGTTGAAATTTCATCCTAGAGGATATGACAAGATTGGTGTGGGGATAAGAGAAATCAAG ATTGGAGTGAATCCTGGTCACCCGAACTCAAGGTGCTTCATTGTACAAAGGAGTGACGATACTAGTGCAGATTTCTCTTACAACAAGTGTGTCCTTGGTGCTGCAAACTCTATCTCACCTGAACTTGGAAGTTATATTGAGAAGATACTATCTAATAGAGCAATTCGGCCACATCAGTTGTAG
- the LOC4347810 gene encoding DNA-directed RNA polymerase IV subunit 1 isoform X3, whose product MEEPSLEVKMPEADLKAVKFSLMTSSDMEKLSSASIIEMCDVTNAKLGLPNGAPQCATCGSQSVRDCDGHFGVIKLAATVHNPCFIEEVVQLLNQICPGCLTLKQNGDTKTDGTTIQTTCKYCSKDGAKLYPSVIFKMLTSPRVTLSRSKLHRNTSVMDKISIIAEVAGGVTHNSKNKAPHETLPQDFWDFVPDDNQPPQSNVAKKILSPYQVFHMLKNLDPELINQVTPRRELLFLSCLPVTPNCHRVAEMQYGHSDGPRLAFDDRTKAYKRMVDVSKRIDDCRQHPQFSVFASSVVTSRVMECLKSSKLYSRKSDGEDPTSPDTYGTKWLKDIILSKRSDNAFRSIMVGDPKINLNEIGIPTDLALNLVVSEQVSFYNFETINLKCNLHLLTKEVLLVRRNGKLIFVRKANKLEIGDIAYRLLQDGDLVLVNRPPSVHQHSLIALSAKLLPIQSAVAINPLCCDPFKGDFDGDCLHGYVPQTLQSRVELDGLVSLSGQMLNAQDGRSLVSLTHDSLAAAHQLTSADVFLQKAEFQQLQLLCSSISPTPEPSVVKSANFQGSLWTGKQLFGMLLPSGMNISFDQKLHIKDSEVLTCSSGSFWLQNNTSSVFSVMFKEYGSKALEFLSSTQDVLCEFLTMKGLSVSLSDFYLFSDHYSRKKLSEEIHLALDEAEEAFQIKQILLNTVSIPNLKHYDGPDNLSNSHGQSDFTQVSLPIIKSSITGFKSVFNDLLKMVLQHVSKDNSMMAMINSGSKGSVLKFVQQTACVGLQLPASTFPFRIPSELSCVSWNRQKSLNCEITNNTSECMAGQNMYAVIRNSFLDGLNPLECLLHAISGRANFFSENADVPGTLTRKLMYHLRDTYVAYDGTVRSSYGRQIVQFSYDTADGMNNDHDLEGEPGAPVGSWAACSISEAAYGALDHPVNALEDSPLMNLQEVLKCHKGTKSAVHTGLLFLSKYLKKYRYGFEYASLEVKDHLERVDFSDLVDTVMILYGSSDMQRTQGNPWITHFHLSEETMKIKRLRLGFIVRELIDQYNALRKKLNNMIPSVCISYSKCSVGNECVKNRSCCVTMVAQVESNSTSQLDIIKERVIPSILATLLKGFLEFENVKVECQQDSELVVKVGMSEHCKTGKFWATLQNACIPIMELIDWERSRPERVYDIFCSYGIDSAWKYFVESLRSTTDAIGRNIHRQHLLVVADCLSISGQFHGLSSQGLKQQRAWLSISSPFSEACFSRPAYSFINAAKRDSVDNLSGALDAIAWGKEPCAGTSGPFKVLYSGKSQKTKQNKNIYDFLHNPEVQALEKNFMDTYKQRTEKPSKQRSAFSSKGNATINGGTISVNQKFLDSKVGIWENIIDMRTCLQNMLREYTLNEVVTEQDKSCLIEALKFHPRGYDKIGVGIREIKIGVNPGHPNSRCFIVQRSDDTSADFSYNKCVLGAANSISPELGSYIEKILSNRAIRPHQL is encoded by the exons ATGGAGGAGCCAAGTCTTGAGGTGAAAATGCCTGAAGCTGATCTGAAGGCCGTCAAATTCAGCCTCATGACCAGTTCAGACATG GAAAAGTTAAGTAGTGCGAGTATTATTGAAATGTGTGATGTGACTAATGCCAAGTTGGGATTACCAAATGGTGCACCACAGTGTGCAACCTGTGGATCGCAAAGCGTACGTGACTGTGATG GTCATTTCGGTGTTATTAAGCTGGCAGCAACCGTGCATAATCCATGTTTTATTGAGGAAGTTGTCCAGTTGCTGAATCAGATATGTCCAGGCTGTCTCACTCTGAAGCAAAATGGGGACACAAAG ACTGATGGGACAACAATTCAGACAACTTGCAAGTATTGCTCA AAGGATGGAGCAAAACTttaccctagtgtaatctttaaGATGCTAACAAGTCCAAGAGTAACACTATCCAGGAGTAAACTTCACCGTAACACTAGTGTGATGGACAAAATTTCAATTATCGCAGAAGTTGCTGGTGGGGTGACACATAATTCCAAGAACAAAGCTCCCCATGAAACCCTTCCCCAAGATTTCTGGGATTTCGTACCTGATGATAACCAACCACCTCAATCCAATGTGGCTAAGAAAATATTGTCACCATACCAA GTCTTTCACATGCTAAAAAACCTTGACCCTGAACTTATCAATCAGGTTACTCCAAGGCGGGAACTATTGTTCCTGTCATGTTTGCCAGTGACTCCTAACTGTCATCGTGTTGCAGAGATGCAATATGGACATTCAGATGGCCCCCGGTTAGCTTTT GATGACCGGACAAAAGCATATAAGAGGATGGTTGATGTTAGTAAGAGAATTGATGATTGTCGCCAGCATCCACAGTTCAGTGTTTTTGCAAGTTCAGTTGTCACAAGCCGCGTTATGGAGTGCTTGAAATCATCCAAG TTATACTCAAGAAAGTCAGATGGTGAAGACCCTACATCTCCAGATACATATGGAACCAAATGGCTAAAAGACATCATTCTCAGCAAAAGATCCGACAATGCATTTAGGAGTATAATGGTTGGGGAtccaaaaattaatttaaatgaAATCGGTATTCCTACGGATTTAGCTTTGAACTTGGTTGTTTCTGAGCAAGTTAGTTTTTACAACTTTGAAACCATAAATTTAAAGTGCAACTTGCACCTTCTTACCAAGGAAGTACTGCTTGTCCGTCGAAATGGGAAGCTTATTTTTGTTCGGAAGGCAAACAAGCTGGAAATTGGTGATATTGCCTATAGACTATTGCAGGATGGTGATCTTGTTCTTGTAAATAGGCCGCCTTCAGTTCATCAACATTCTCTCATTGCCCTATCTGCAAAGCTTCTGCCAATTCAATCTGCTGTGGCAATCAACCCTCTGTGCTGTGACCCTTTCAAAGGAGACTTTGATGGGGACTGTTTGCATGGATATGTACCCCAAACCCTGCAATCAAGAGTTGAGCTTGATGGGCTAGTTAGTTTAAGCGGCCAAATGTTAAATGCTCAAGATGGGCGAAGTTTGGTGTCATTAACACATGACTCCCTAGCTGCTGCACATCAGTTAACAAGTGCAGATGTTTTCTTGCAGAAAGCTGAATTTCAACAACTTCAATTGTTATGCTCTTCTATCTCACCGACACCAGAGCCATCAGTAGTTAAATCTGCAAACTTTCAAGGTTCTCTTTGGACTGGTAAGCAACTATTTGGTATGCTGCTACCTTCTGGTATGAATATCAGTTTTGATCAGAAGCTACACATCAAAGACAGTGAAGTGCTTACCTGCTCATCAGGATCTTTTTGGCTACAGAACAACACATCTAGTGTTTTTTCTGTCATGTTCAAAGAGTATGGTAGTAAGGCTCTTGAGTTCCTTTCTTCCACCCAAGATGTACTATGTGAATTCTTAACCATGAAGGGTTTAAGTGTTTCCCTGTCAGATTTCTATCTATTCTCAGATCATTACTCAAGGAAAAAACTAAGTGAGGAAATTCATCTTGCATTGGATGAAGCGGAAGAAGCTTTTCAAATCAAGCAAATATTGCTAAATACAGTTTCGATACCAAATCTGAAGCATTATGATGGACCTGATAATCTATCAAACTCTCATGGACAATCTGATTTTACTCAGGTCAGTCTGCCCATCATTAAATCTTCAATCACAGGATTTAAGAGTGTCTTCAATGATCTGTTGAAGATGGTACTTCAACATGTGAGTAAAGATAATTCAATGATGGCAATGATTAACTCTGGGAGTAAAGGTAGTGTTCTGAAGTTTGTCCAGCAAACTGCATGTGTTGGTCTTCAACTTCCAGCGAGTACATTTCCCTTCAGAATTCCTTCGGAACTATCATGTGTTTCCTGGAATAGACAAAAATCTCTCAATTGTGAAATCACCAACAACACAAGTGAATGTATGGCAGGCCAAAACATGTATGCTGTGATCAGAAATTCTTTTCTTGATGGACTAAATCCGTTAGAATGTCTACTACATGCTATATCTGGCAGGGCAAATTTCTTTAGCGAAAATGCTGATGTTCCTGGGACATTGACGAGGAAACTAATGTATCACCTGAGAGATACATATGTTGCTTATGATGGGACTGTTAGAAGTTCTTATGGGCGGCAAATAGTTCAGTTTTCTTATGATACTGCTGATGGCATGAACAATGATCATGATCTTGAAGGTGAACCTGGTGCCCCTGTTGGCTCTTGGGCCGCTTGTTCCATTTCAGAAGCTGCATATGGAGCTTTGGATCACCCAGTTAATGCTTTAGAGGATTCCCCTCTTATGAACTTGCAG GAAGTTTTGAAGTGCCATAAGGGTACAAAATCTGCAGTTCATACTGGTTTGCTTTTCCTATCGAAGTATCTAAAGAAGTATAGATATGGTTTTGAGTATGCATCGCTAGAAGTTAAGGATCATCTAGAGCGAGTGGACTTCTCTGATTTGGTTGACACGGTTATGATTTT ATATGGCAGCTCTGATATGCAGAGAACACAAGGAAATCCATGGATCACTCATTTCCATTTAagcgag GAAACAATGAAGATAAAAAGGTTACGACTGGGATTTATTGTAAGAGAGCTCATTGACCAATACAATGCCTTAAGAAAAAAGTTGAACAATATGATACCTTCAGTTTGTATTTCATACAG CAAATGTTCTGTAGGCAACGAGTGTGTCAAGAATAGGAGCTGTTGCGTCACTATGGTAGCCCAGGTGGAATCCAACTCCACGTCTCAATTGGACATTATCAAGGAAAGAGTGATTCCGAGCATCCTGGCCACACTATTGAAAG GATTTTTGGAATTTGAGAATGTTAAGGTCGAATGTCAACAGGATAGTGAACTTGTTGTGAAAGTCGGTATGTCTGAGCATTGCAAGACAGGCAAGTTCTGGGCGACACTACAAAATGCTTGCATACCAATAATGGAGTTGATTGATTGGGAACGGAGCCGACCAGAGAGAGTATATGATATTTTCTGCTCATATGGCATAGACTCAGCATGGAAATACTTTGTTGAA TCTTTAAGATCAACAACAGATGCTATTGGAAGGAATATCCATCGACAGCACTTACTGGTTGTGGCAGACTGTCTGTCTATAAGTGGGCAGTTCCACGGGCTAAGCAGTCAAGGTTTAAAGCAACAAAGGGCTTGGTTATCAATCTCCTCGCCATTTTCGGAAGCATGCTTTTCT AGGCCTGCATATAGCTTTATAAATGCTGCAAAGCGAGATTCAGTGGACAATCTCTCTGGTGCTCTAGATGCAATTGCCTGGGGCAAAGAACCTTGTGCTGGGACATCAGGTCCTTTCAAGGTTCTATACTCCGGAAAG TCACAAAAgacaaaacaaaacaagaatATCTATGACTTTCTACATAACCCCGAAGTTCAGGCTTTGGAAAAGAATTTTATGGATACCTACAAACAAAGGACTGAAAAACCTTCCAAGCAGAGATCAGCATTCAGTTCTAAAGGCAATGCTACCATCAATGGTGGTACCATATCTGTCAATCAGAAGTTTCTTGATTCTAAAGTTGGCATATGGGAGAACATCATTGACATGCGCACTTGCTTGCAAAATATGCTAAGAGA GTACACATTAAATGAAGTTGTCACGGAACAAGATAAATCATGCTTGATAGAGGCGTTGAAATTTCATCCTAGAGGATATGACAAGATTGGTGTGGGGATAAGAGAAATCAAG ATTGGAGTGAATCCTGGTCACCCGAACTCAAGGTGCTTCATTGTACAAAGGAGTGACGATACTAGTGCAGATTTCTCTTACAACAAGTGTGTCCTTGGTGCTGCAAACTCTATCTCACCTGAACTTGGAAGTTATATTGAGAAGATACTATCTAATAGAGCAATTCGGCCACATCAGTTGTAG